The following are from one region of the Mycolicibacterium helvum genome:
- the mftG gene encoding mycofactocin dehydrogenase MftG, which yields MGDYVRHSDVLIVGAGSAGSVLAERLSVDPARQVTVVEAGSGPDEPGVRELTHNGLQLPIGAASPLVQRYRTELTTEPQRGADIVRGMTVGGSGAVNGGYFCRALTADFDGPAVPGWSWSEVQAHYRAIETDLDFPDRADGGPIAIRRTHEFVGSTASFVDAARVAGLHWIPDLNAEPIGENAPPGIGAVPLNIVDGVRAGPGAAFLEPAAARSNVTVLTHTRVLRLRIDGARVVGVETLGPNGPAVLEADRVVLSAGAISSAHLLMLSGIGPAAVLGSAGVAVTADLPVGQRTSDHPEWVLSTTWTVAPHRPVLEVVLVADDVEIRPYTGGFIAMVGDGTLGHPDWPHLGVALMAPRAHGRLTLVSADPAVPPRIEHRYDCAPEDVAALRRGYALAAEILGGTTELGDPMWSTSQHLCGTAPMGTDSDEHAVVDPRCRVRGIENLWVVDGSVLPRITGRGPHATIAMIGHRAAEFID from the coding sequence GTGGGTGATTACGTCAGGCACAGCGACGTTCTGATCGTCGGTGCCGGTAGTGCCGGATCGGTTCTCGCCGAACGCCTCTCGGTCGATCCTGCCCGTCAGGTCACCGTCGTCGAAGCCGGTTCGGGCCCCGACGAGCCCGGAGTTCGCGAGCTCACTCACAACGGTCTGCAGTTACCGATCGGGGCGGCTAGCCCGCTGGTCCAGCGCTACCGGACGGAGCTGACCACCGAACCGCAGCGCGGCGCCGACATCGTGCGGGGAATGACAGTTGGCGGGTCCGGTGCGGTCAACGGCGGGTACTTCTGTCGGGCGTTGACCGCTGACTTCGACGGTCCGGCCGTTCCCGGCTGGTCTTGGTCGGAGGTCCAGGCGCACTACCGGGCAATCGAGACCGACCTCGACTTCCCGGATCGGGCCGACGGTGGTCCGATCGCGATCCGGCGCACTCACGAATTCGTCGGCAGTACGGCATCTTTCGTCGATGCCGCCCGCGTGGCCGGCCTGCACTGGATACCTGATCTCAACGCTGAACCGATCGGGGAGAATGCCCCTCCCGGAATCGGGGCGGTGCCGCTGAACATTGTCGACGGTGTCCGCGCCGGCCCCGGTGCGGCGTTCCTGGAACCCGCCGCCGCCCGGTCCAACGTGACCGTGCTGACCCACACGCGGGTGCTGCGCCTGCGGATCGACGGCGCCCGGGTAGTGGGCGTCGAGACTCTCGGACCGAACGGACCGGCCGTCCTCGAGGCCGACCGTGTCGTGCTGTCAGCGGGTGCCATCTCCTCGGCGCACCTGCTGATGCTGTCCGGCATCGGGCCGGCCGCAGTCCTGGGCAGCGCGGGCGTCGCAGTGACGGCCGATCTGCCGGTGGGGCAGCGAACTTCCGATCACCCCGAGTGGGTGCTGTCCACCACGTGGACCGTCGCCCCCCATCGTCCCGTACTCGAAGTGGTGCTGGTGGCCGACGATGTCGAGATCCGGCCCTACACCGGTGGGTTCATCGCGATGGTCGGTGACGGCACGCTCGGTCACCCCGACTGGCCCCATCTGGGCGTGGCGCTGATGGCACCGCGGGCCCATGGCCGCCTGACACTGGTGTCAGCCGATCCGGCGGTACCGCCGCGGATCGAACACCGCTACGATTGCGCTCCCGAGGACGTTGCCGCGCTACGGCGCGGCTACGCGCTCGCGGCGGAAATACTTGGTGGTACAACTGAACTCGGCGACCCGATGTGGTCGACGTCGCAGCATCTGTGTGGCACCGCCCCGATGGGCACCGACAGCGACGAACACGCGGTTGTCGACCCGCGCTGCCGGGTGCGGGGGATCGAGAACCTGTGGGTGGTGGACGGCTCGGTGCTGCCCCGCATCACCGGCCGCGGTCCGCATGCGACGATCGCGATGATCGGGCACCGCGCCGCCGAATTCATCGACTGA
- the mftF gene encoding mycofactocin biosynthesis glycosyltransferase MftF (Members of this protein family, MftF, are glycosyltransferases, members of PF00535 (glycosyl transferase family 2). The encoding gene is found as part of the mycofactocin cassette, in Mycobacterium tuberculosis, many other Actinobacteria, and occasional members of other lineages. Mycofactocin itself, a putative redox carrier, is a heavily modified derivative of the C-terminal Val-Tyr dipeptide of the mycofactocin precursor MftA (TIGR03969).): MTQPRLPDGFAVQVDRRVRTLAEGSALLGGSPTRLLRLAPSAQTLLDGGRLEVRDAVSAQLARALLDATVAHPRPAGGPSHRDVTVVIPVRDNPFGLYRLVMSLRGLRVIVVDDGSQTPVQPSDFAGARCDVEILRHQRSKGPAAARNTGLASCTTDFVAFLDSDVVPRRGWLEALLGHFCDPAAALVAPRIVGLGHSDQLIARYEAVRSSLDLGGREAPVMPYGPVSYVPSAAIICRRAALLELGGFDETLLSGEDVDLCWRLIESGSRLRYEPIALVAHEHRTQIREWLGRKAFYGTSAAPLSIRHPDKTAPVVISAWSLLVWLLIALGSASGYTASLVFAGVTARRTAKAMKNTDASISEVVILALRGIGAAALQLSAAVCRHYWPLALVAAVLSRRCRHAILVAAVLDGVQDWIIRNRNSDVEGKPIGLFAYLLLKRLDDLAYGAGLWTGVVRERTLRPLRPQIKT, encoded by the coding sequence ATGACCCAGCCCCGGCTGCCTGACGGGTTCGCCGTGCAGGTCGACCGGCGAGTGCGCACGCTCGCCGAGGGCTCGGCTCTGCTCGGCGGCTCACCGACCCGACTGCTGCGACTCGCGCCGTCCGCACAGACCCTGCTCGACGGTGGCCGCCTCGAGGTCCGCGATGCCGTGAGCGCCCAGCTGGCCCGCGCCCTGCTCGACGCTACTGTCGCGCACCCGCGCCCGGCGGGTGGCCCGTCGCACCGCGACGTCACCGTCGTGATCCCGGTACGCGACAACCCGTTTGGGCTCTACCGCCTGGTAATGTCGTTGCGCGGTCTGCGCGTGATCGTCGTCGACGACGGCTCGCAAACACCGGTGCAACCCAGTGACTTCGCCGGCGCGCGCTGCGATGTCGAGATTCTGCGTCACCAGCGCAGCAAAGGGCCGGCGGCAGCGCGCAATACCGGGCTTGCCTCCTGCACAACAGATTTCGTCGCTTTCCTGGACTCCGATGTCGTGCCGCGACGGGGCTGGCTTGAGGCATTGCTCGGCCACTTCTGTGATCCGGCCGCGGCCCTGGTCGCACCGCGCATCGTGGGACTCGGCCACAGCGATCAACTGATCGCCCGCTACGAAGCGGTTCGGTCGTCGCTGGACCTCGGTGGACGGGAGGCTCCGGTGATGCCCTACGGCCCGGTGTCCTACGTGCCGAGTGCGGCGATCATCTGCCGGCGGGCGGCGCTGCTGGAATTGGGTGGCTTCGACGAGACTCTGCTGTCCGGCGAGGATGTCGACCTGTGCTGGCGACTCATCGAGTCCGGCTCCCGGCTGCGCTACGAGCCGATTGCGCTGGTCGCCCACGAGCACCGCACCCAGATCCGAGAGTGGTTGGGCCGCAAGGCCTTCTACGGAACGTCGGCCGCTCCGCTGTCGATCCGCCACCCGGACAAGACGGCGCCGGTGGTGATCTCCGCATGGAGCCTGCTGGTGTGGTTGCTGATTGCGCTGGGGTCGGCCTCGGGCTATACCGCCTCGCTGGTGTTCGCCGGGGTGACCGCCCGCCGGACCGCCAAGGCGATGAAGAACACCGACGCCTCGATCTCCGAGGTGGTGATCCTGGCTCTGCGTGGCATCGGCGCCGCCGCCCTACAGCTGTCGGCGGCGGTCTGTCGGCACTATTGGCCGCTGGCGCTGGTGGCTGCCGTGCTCTCGCGCCGGTGTCGGCACGCGATCCTGGTGGCCGCGGTGCTCGACGGAGTGCAGGACTGGATCATCCGTAATCGCAACAGTGACGTCGAGGGCAAACCGATCGGCCTGTTCGCCTACCTGCTACTCAAACGTCTCGACGATCTGGCCTATGGTGCCGGCCTGTGGACGGGTGTAGTCCGCGAGCGTACGTTGCGGCCACTGAGGCCGCAGATCAAAACCTGA
- the mftE gene encoding mycofactocin biosynthesis peptidyl-dipeptidase MftE, with translation MNSAYHHRVAFRGELGNSTSSQLRGTSPTILIPVGSTEQHGPHLPLDTDTRIATAVARTATEDLNRSDPDQYLLAPAIAYGASGEHEGFAGTVSIGTEALTAVLVEYGRSACGWARRLVFVNGHGGNLEALRAAVRRLRTEGRDATWCPCVAEGGDAHAGHTETSVLLHISPEDVQTDAWCSGNREPLATLLPQLRHGGVAAVSEVGVLGDPTTATPMEGARIFEQMVAECSRRIDRWRPAADGMLT, from the coding sequence GTGAATTCGGCCTACCATCACCGCGTGGCATTCCGGGGCGAGTTGGGCAACTCGACATCGAGTCAACTCCGCGGCACCTCACCCACGATCTTGATCCCGGTGGGGTCGACCGAGCAGCACGGTCCGCATCTACCGCTGGACACCGACACCCGCATCGCCACTGCGGTGGCCCGCACCGCCACCGAGGACCTCAACCGTTCCGATCCTGATCAGTATCTGCTTGCACCCGCGATCGCCTATGGCGCCTCCGGTGAGCATGAGGGCTTCGCCGGAACGGTGTCGATCGGCACCGAGGCGTTGACGGCCGTCCTCGTCGAGTACGGGCGCTCGGCCTGTGGCTGGGCTCGTCGGCTGGTGTTCGTCAACGGACACGGCGGCAACCTGGAGGCGCTGCGTGCGGCGGTGCGCCGGCTGCGGACCGAGGGCCGCGACGCCACCTGGTGCCCGTGTGTCGCCGAGGGCGGCGATGCCCATGCTGGCCACACGGAAACATCTGTATTGCTACATATTTCGCCGGAGGACGTGCAGACCGACGCCTGGTGTAGCGGGAACAGGGAACCTCTGGCTACCCTTTTGCCGCAGCTGCGTCACGGGGGGGTTGCTGCGGTGAGTGAGGTGGGCGTGTTGGGTGACCCGACGACGGCGACTCCGATGGAGGGTGCGCGCATCTTCGAGCAGATGGTCGCGGAGTGTTCGCGTCGCATCGATCGGTGGCGCCCGGCCGCTGACGGGATGCTGACATGA
- the mftD gene encoding pre-mycofactocin synthase MftD (MftD, an enzyme found in the mycofactocin biosynthesis locus, performs an oxidative deamination of 3-amino-5-[(p-hydroxyphenyl)methyl]-4,4-dimethyl-2-pyrrolidinone (AHDP). The resulting compound, now called pre-mycofactocin (PMFT), is a biologically active redox cofactor that can oxidize the non-exchangeable NADH of TIGR03971 family SDR-type oxidoreductases.) encodes MARDTWFETVAIAQERAKKRLPKSAYGALIGGSEKGLTVNGNNEAFNELGFAPHVIGALEKRDMATTVMGQDVSLPVLISPTGVQAVHPDGEVAVARAAAARNTAMGLSSFASKPIEEVVAANPKTFFQIYWLGDRDAIAARAERARAAGAVGLIVTTDWSFSHGRDWGSPKIPEKMDLKTMIKMSPEAVTRPRWFLQWAKTLRPPALAVPNQAAKGEAGPPFFDAYGQWMGTPPPTWEDIAWLRELWGGPFMLKGVMRIDDAKRAVDAGVSAISVSNHGGNNLDGTPASIRALPAISAAVGDQVEVLLDGGVRRGSDVIKALALGARAVMIGRAYLWGLAANGQAGVENVLDILTGGIDSALRGLGKASIHDLTAEDILMPDGFVRALGVPK; translated from the coding sequence ATGGCACGCGACACCTGGTTCGAAACGGTCGCCATCGCGCAGGAACGTGCGAAGAAGCGACTTCCCAAATCTGCGTACGGTGCACTCATCGGTGGCAGTGAGAAGGGGCTCACCGTCAACGGCAACAACGAGGCCTTCAACGAGCTCGGTTTTGCGCCGCACGTCATCGGTGCCCTCGAAAAGCGGGATATGGCAACAACTGTGATGGGGCAAGACGTTTCGCTCCCCGTCCTGATCTCCCCGACTGGCGTGCAGGCCGTACACCCCGACGGTGAGGTCGCTGTGGCGCGCGCGGCCGCCGCCCGCAATACCGCGATGGGATTGTCCTCGTTTGCCAGCAAGCCGATCGAAGAGGTCGTCGCGGCGAACCCGAAGACGTTCTTCCAGATTTACTGGCTGGGCGACCGGGACGCTATCGCGGCCCGCGCCGAGCGGGCCCGCGCGGCCGGGGCGGTCGGTCTCATCGTGACCACCGACTGGAGCTTCAGCCACGGACGCGACTGGGGCAGTCCGAAGATCCCGGAGAAGATGGATCTCAAGACCATGATCAAGATGAGCCCCGAGGCCGTGACCAGGCCGCGGTGGTTCCTGCAGTGGGCCAAGACCCTGCGTCCGCCGGCGCTGGCGGTACCGAACCAGGCGGCCAAGGGCGAGGCGGGCCCGCCGTTCTTCGATGCCTACGGCCAGTGGATGGGGACCCCGCCACCCACCTGGGAGGACATCGCCTGGCTGCGTGAGCTGTGGGGCGGACCGTTCATGCTCAAGGGCGTCATGCGCATTGACGACGCCAAACGTGCTGTCGATGCCGGTGTTTCAGCGATCTCGGTGTCCAACCACGGCGGCAACAACCTCGACGGTACGCCCGCCTCGATCCGTGCTCTGCCCGCCATCTCGGCGGCCGTCGGCGACCAGGTCGAGGTGCTTCTGGATGGCGGTGTGCGCCGCGGCAGCGACGTAATCAAGGCGCTGGCACTGGGTGCCCGCGCGGTGATGATCGGCCGGGCCTACCTGTGGGGCCTGGCGGCTAACGGGCAGGCCGGCGTGGAGAACGTCCTCGACATCTTGACCGGGGGCATCGACTCGGCTCTACGCGGGCTGGGGAAGGCGTCGATCCACGACCTGACCGCCGAGGACATTTTGATGCCGGACGGCTTCGTCCGGGCGCTCGGAGTGCCGAAGTAA
- the mftC gene encoding mycofactocin radical SAM maturase (MftC is a radical SAM/SPASM enzyme that catalyzes the first two steps in biosynthesis of the electron carrier mycofactocin from the terminal Val-Tyr dipeptide of the precursor peptide MftA.) encodes MTSVAPVPRLIEQFESGLDAPICLTWELTYACNLACVHCLSSSGKRDPRELSTAECMDIIDELERMQVFYVNIGGGEPTVRPDFWELVDYATAHHVGVKFSTNGVRITPEVAARLAASDYVDVQISLDGATAEVNDAVRGPGSFEMATRALENLAAAGFKDAKISVVVTRHNVDQLDDFKDLADQYGATLRITRLRPSGRGADVWDELHPTPEQQVTLYDWLVARGEGVLTGDSFFHLSGLGAPGALAGLNMCGAGRVVCLIDPVGDVYACPFAIHDRFLAGNVVRDGGFDNVWKYSPLFRELREPQSAGACGSCGHYDACRGGCMAAKFFTGLPLDGPDPECVEGYGTPALAAERDKPRPSADHSRGKPIMLTLSTRPPAKPCNESPI; translated from the coding sequence ATGACTTCGGTGGCACCGGTACCCCGGTTGATCGAGCAGTTCGAGAGCGGCCTCGACGCGCCGATCTGCCTGACCTGGGAGCTGACCTACGCCTGCAACCTGGCGTGCGTGCACTGCCTTTCCTCCTCGGGCAAGCGCGATCCCCGCGAGCTGTCCACGGCTGAGTGCATGGACATCATCGACGAGCTCGAGCGCATGCAGGTCTTCTATGTCAATATCGGTGGCGGCGAACCCACTGTGCGACCGGACTTTTGGGAGCTGGTCGACTACGCGACCGCCCATCACGTCGGCGTCAAGTTCTCTACCAACGGCGTGCGCATCACCCCGGAGGTGGCGGCACGGCTGGCGGCCAGCGATTACGTCGACGTACAGATCTCATTGGATGGCGCCACCGCCGAGGTCAACGACGCCGTCCGCGGACCGGGCTCCTTCGAGATGGCCACCCGCGCGCTGGAGAACCTGGCCGCAGCCGGCTTCAAAGATGCCAAGATCTCGGTGGTCGTCACCCGCCACAACGTCGACCAGCTCGACGACTTCAAGGACCTCGCCGACCAGTACGGCGCCACCCTGCGCATCACCCGGCTGCGCCCCTCCGGTCGCGGAGCCGACGTCTGGGACGAACTGCATCCCACCCCCGAACAACAGGTGACGCTCTACGACTGGCTGGTGGCCAGGGGTGAGGGTGTGCTCACCGGTGACTCGTTCTTCCATCTCTCCGGTCTGGGTGCCCCCGGTGCGCTGGCGGGCCTGAACATGTGCGGCGCCGGCCGGGTGGTGTGTTTGATCGACCCCGTCGGTGACGTCTACGCCTGCCCGTTCGCCATCCACGACCGGTTCCTGGCTGGAAATGTGGTGCGCGACGGCGGTTTCGATAACGTGTGGAAGTATTCGCCACTCTTCCGCGAATTGCGCGAGCCGCAGTCGGCCGGCGCCTGCGGCAGCTGCGGGCACTACGACGCATGCCGGGGCGGCTGCATGGCCGCGAAGTTCTTCACCGGTCTGCCGCTGGACGGCCCCGACCCCGAATGCGTCGAAGGCTACGGGACGCCCGCCCTGGCCGCCGAGCGGGACAAGCCCCGGCCCAGCGCCGACCATTCCCGTGGCAAGCCGATCATGCTGACCTTGTCCACCCGCCCACCGGCTAAGCCCTGCAACGAAAGTCCGATCTAG
- the mftB gene encoding mycofactocin biosynthesis chaperone MftB (MftB, a small protein, is a peptide chaperone that assists the radical SAM enzyme MftC in performing two modifications to the C-terminal Val-Tyr dipeptide of the mycofactocin precursor peptide, MftA. MftB's role is analogous to the role of PqqD in the biosynthesis of PQQ, a cofactor that derives entirely from a Tyr and a Glu in the precursor PqqA.): MRGLLTVPAHAVGDPAVAGSDFDPALSWRLHPQVAVRPEPFGALLYHFGTRKLSFLKNRTILAVVNSLSEHPDARSALRAAGVDEPDEAPYLHALSVLVTSNMLICKDSQ; the protein is encoded by the coding sequence GTGCGGGGTCTACTGACCGTGCCCGCCCACGCTGTGGGCGATCCAGCTGTGGCCGGGTCGGACTTCGACCCGGCACTCAGCTGGCGCCTACATCCGCAGGTGGCCGTGCGCCCGGAACCATTCGGCGCACTGCTGTACCACTTCGGCACCAGGAAGCTGTCGTTCTTGAAGAACCGCACCATCCTGGCCGTCGTGAACTCGCTGTCCGAACACCCCGACGCGCGCTCCGCTCTGCGGGCCGCCGGGGTCGACGAGCCCGACGAGGCGCCCTATCTGCATGCGTTGAGCGTGCTGGTGACCTCGAACATGTTGATCTGCAAGGATTCCCAATGA
- the mftA gene encoding mycofactocin precursor MftA (Mycofactocin is a small molecule electron carrier derived from the final two amino acids, Val-Tyr, of MftA, the mycofactocin precursor. It plays a role in redox homeostasis and the metabolism of alcohols and aldehydes in Actinobacteria, including Mycobacterium tuberculosis.): MEPSHTSETETELVTETLVEEVSIDGMCGVY; the protein is encoded by the coding sequence ATGGAGCCGAGCCACACAAGTGAGACCGAAACCGAATTGGTGACCGAGACGCTGGTCGAAGAGGTCTCCATCGACGGGATGTGCGGGGTCTACTGA
- the mftR gene encoding mycofactocin system transcriptional regulator (MftR, the mycofactocin system transcriptional regulator, is an uncharacterized TetR family DNA-binding transcription factor. Its role is inferred by context. It occurs as part of the biosynthesis locus for mycofactocin, a partially characterized electron carrier derived from the terminal Val-Tyr dipeptide of the precursor peptide MftA, through a radical SAM enzyme-mediated process.) has translation MTSGSVGSGGARVGRRRSTTQDHITDVALDLFANYGFGSVSVDDVAQASGIARRTLFRYYPSKNAIPWGDFDAHLQHFRDLFDALDEDEPISAGLRSALLAFNTFDESETERHRQRMRVILQTAELQAHSMTMYAGWRGVVADFVAARTGGAPGDLVPQSVAWLMLGVALSAYEYWLANEAVSLPEALGDAFDVVAHGLDDLGGR, from the coding sequence ATGACAAGTGGTTCTGTGGGTTCAGGTGGGGCCCGCGTGGGCCGGCGCCGATCCACCACTCAGGACCACATCACCGACGTCGCGCTCGACCTGTTCGCGAACTACGGGTTCGGTTCGGTGAGCGTCGACGACGTGGCCCAGGCATCGGGCATCGCGCGACGCACGCTGTTCCGCTACTACCCGTCGAAGAACGCGATTCCCTGGGGCGACTTCGACGCCCATTTGCAGCACTTCCGCGACCTGTTCGACGCGTTGGACGAGGACGAACCCATCAGCGCTGGGCTGCGCTCAGCCTTGCTGGCGTTCAACACTTTCGACGAGTCGGAAACCGAACGACACCGTCAGCGGATGCGGGTGATCCTGCAGACCGCCGAACTGCAAGCCCACTCGATGACCATGTACGCAGGCTGGCGCGGTGTCGTGGCGGACTTCGTGGCCGCACGCACCGGCGGTGCGCCCGGTGACCTGGTCCCCCAATCGGTCGCCTGGCTGATGCTCGGCGTCGCCCTGTCGGCCTACGAGTACTGGCTGGCCAACGAGGCGGTGTCGCTACCGGAGGCGCTCGGCGACGCCTTCGACGTCGTCGCGCACGGACTCGACGACCTCGGCGGCCGCTGA
- a CDS encoding RNA polymerase sigma factor: MSAPPDHTDAPRRLLELYDDALPVVYGYFIRRCGDRATAEDLTSETFLAAVDAARRTQPPPVAVPWLLGVARHKLADHYRRRADRSSVPMADIPEPDANDGWDAQLDRLVAESVLARLPEAHRTVLALRYMDDCSVPECAELIGRTVHATEALLVRARRAFRKHYPEGGVS, from the coding sequence GTGAGCGCGCCTCCGGACCACACCGATGCCCCGCGCCGGCTGCTGGAGCTATACGACGATGCACTACCGGTCGTCTACGGCTACTTCATTCGGCGGTGCGGCGATCGGGCCACCGCGGAGGACCTCACCTCGGAGACGTTCCTAGCCGCGGTGGACGCCGCCCGGCGCACGCAGCCACCGCCCGTTGCGGTGCCCTGGCTACTCGGGGTGGCCCGGCACAAGCTCGCCGACCACTACCGGCGTCGCGCGGATCGGTCGTCGGTGCCCATGGCCGACATACCCGAACCCGACGCCAACGATGGCTGGGACGCCCAGCTGGATCGCCTCGTCGCCGAAAGCGTGCTGGCCCGGCTGCCCGAGGCGCATCGCACTGTGCTGGCGCTGCGCTACATGGACGACTGTTCGGTTCCGGAGTGCGCGGAGCTGATCGGCCGCACCGTGCACGCCACCGAGGCCCTGCTGGTCCGCGCCCGGCGCGCATTCCGAAAGCACTACCCGGAAGGAGGTGTCTCATGA
- a CDS encoding VOC family protein: protein MTDPLSVLNAEDPPVQPDPAFAAQLRARLESALSLPAGSEGVVMSGTTAAVRQLQNPHDTAVADSPRPAALPYLTVADARSAIDWYRDAFGAQLIDEPIEMDDGRIGHAELALAGGVLYLADEFIELGLRAPATDATSVSLMIAVADTDAALARARGRGVRVEREPHEAHGARTATIRDPFGHRWMLSGPAREPIRAGDIGYVSVWTPDPARTAAFNAQVLGWTYDDTGREVTNIVERIDISASDHSTVFCCYAVADLAAARTMITAAGGRVGATRQFIVGDGVEAIDPAGNPFGVYMPDPGQRRPQLNGAGPGELSYVTYQVGDSAAFREFYGRLLDWTFEPGRVEDGWQVLGSHPMGGVAGGSQRPATVPMWTVSDIDAAVTRVRQAGGTVITEPIRQPYGLMAECSDDQGSRFYLGEF from the coding sequence ATGACCGATCCGTTGTCCGTCCTGAACGCCGAAGACCCTCCGGTACAACCGGATCCGGCATTCGCGGCGCAGCTGCGTGCCCGCCTGGAATCAGCGTTGTCATTGCCCGCAGGATCGGAAGGAGTTGTGATGAGTGGAACCACAGCGGCGGTCAGGCAACTGCAGAACCCGCACGACACGGCTGTCGCCGATTCACCGCGCCCGGCCGCCCTGCCTTATCTGACCGTTGCCGACGCCCGCTCCGCGATCGACTGGTATCGCGACGCGTTCGGGGCGCAGCTGATCGACGAACCGATCGAGATGGACGACGGGCGGATCGGGCACGCCGAACTCGCGCTGGCCGGTGGAGTGCTGTACCTGGCCGACGAGTTCATCGAACTGGGGCTCCGGGCGCCGGCAACGGATGCGACGTCGGTCAGCCTCATGATTGCGGTGGCCGACACCGACGCCGCGTTGGCCCGCGCCCGCGGGCGCGGCGTGCGGGTCGAGCGTGAACCGCACGAGGCGCACGGCGCCCGGACCGCGACGATCCGCGACCCGTTCGGCCACCGCTGGATGCTCAGCGGCCCGGCGCGTGAACCGATCCGTGCCGGCGACATCGGCTATGTCAGCGTGTGGACTCCAGACCCTGCCCGCACAGCCGCGTTCAACGCCCAGGTGCTGGGTTGGACCTACGACGACACCGGCCGCGAAGTCACCAACATCGTTGAGAGAATCGACATTTCGGCATCCGACCACAGCACTGTGTTTTGCTGCTACGCGGTGGCCGACCTGGCTGCGGCGCGGACGATGATCACCGCGGCGGGTGGCCGGGTCGGCGCGACGCGCCAGTTCATCGTGGGTGACGGTGTCGAGGCAATCGATCCCGCCGGTAACCCGTTCGGGGTGTACATGCCCGACCCGGGGCAGCGCCGTCCGCAGCTCAACGGAGCCGGACCCGGTGAGCTGTCCTACGTCACCTATCAGGTCGGCGACTCGGCGGCGTTCCGCGAGTTCTACGGACGACTGCTGGACTGGACATTCGAACCCGGCCGGGTCGAGGACGGCTGGCAGGTGCTCGGCAGCCACCCGATGGGCGGTGTCGCAGGCGGGTCGCAGCGGCCGGCCACCGTGCCGATGTGGACGGTGTCCGATATCGACGCCGCGGTAACCCGCGTCCGCCAGGCCGGCGGAACCGTGATCACCGAGCCAATCCGGCAGCCTTACGGCCTGATGGCCGAGTGCTCCGACGACCAGGGCAGCCGGTTCTACCTCGGCGAGTTCTAA